Proteins encoded by one window of Candidatus Aminicenantes bacterium:
- a CDS encoding ATP-binding protein yields MEHVKRDFQIPEEHFFLFGPRGTGKSTLLKKNIPDSLYIDLLQPDLFRSYAARPERLLETVHAQPEKRVVVIDEIQKIPDLLPAVHSLIEEKQGRRFILTGSSARKLRLGGINLLGGRALYKRLHPFTAGELKEKFSLTETLNTGLIPVVFSARDRNAALSAYIDLYIRQEVMMEGWTRNFGNFSRFLEAISFSHGSILNLSNVARECQVERKIVESYVTVLEDLLMARKLNVFSRRAQRQVAVRPKFYFFDVGLFRKLRPKGPLDVPGEIEGPALEGMVFQHLQAFVDHQNKELEIYFWRTRSGSEVDFILYGQELFCAIEVKNTTIIRPADLRALKTFLSDYPRSRGILVYRGREKLKRDHILILPCEDFLRNPPNYLTA; encoded by the coding sequence ATGGAGCATGTAAAAAGAGATTTCCAGATACCGGAGGAGCATTTTTTTCTCTTCGGTCCCCGGGGCACGGGAAAATCAACCCTGCTAAAAAAAAACATCCCGGACAGCCTCTACATCGACCTCCTGCAACCGGACCTTTTCCGCTCGTACGCCGCGCGTCCCGAAAGGCTCCTGGAAACTGTTCATGCCCAGCCGGAAAAGCGTGTGGTGGTCATTGATGAAATCCAGAAAATCCCGGACCTGCTTCCGGCCGTGCACAGCTTGATTGAAGAAAAGCAAGGCCGCCGGTTCATTCTAACCGGATCCAGCGCGCGCAAATTGCGCCTGGGAGGCATCAACCTTCTTGGAGGCAGGGCGCTCTATAAGCGGTTACATCCCTTCACCGCGGGGGAACTCAAAGAAAAGTTTTCGTTGACCGAAACCCTGAACACCGGACTCATCCCGGTCGTATTCAGCGCCCGGGATAGAAACGCCGCGCTCTCCGCGTATATTGACCTGTACATCCGGCAGGAAGTGATGATGGAAGGTTGGACCCGGAACTTCGGTAACTTCTCCCGATTCCTGGAGGCCATCAGTTTCTCCCACGGCTCCATACTCAATCTGTCCAATGTCGCCCGGGAATGCCAGGTCGAGCGGAAAATCGTGGAATCATATGTGACGGTTCTCGAAGACCTCTTGATGGCCCGCAAATTGAATGTGTTTTCCAGACGGGCCCAAAGGCAGGTCGCCGTCCGCCCCAAATTCTACTTCTTTGATGTTGGATTGTTTCGCAAACTGCGGCCCAAAGGACCCTTGGACGTTCCCGGAGAAATTGAAGGACCCGCCCTGGAAGGAATGGTTTTTCAACACCTGCAAGCCTTTGTCGACCATCAGAACAAAGAACTGGAAATCTATTTCTGGCGAACCCGAAGCGGCAGTGAAGTGGATTTCATTCTGTATGGTCAAGAGTTGTTCTGTGCCATTGAAGTCAAGAACACGACCATAATCCGCCCGGCCGACCTGAGGGCGCTGAAAACCTTCCTGTCCGACTATCCACGAAGCCGGGGAATACTGGTCTACCGTGGCAGGGAAAAACTGAAAAGAGACCACATCCTGATTCTTCCCTGTGAGGATTTCCTCAGGAACCCGCCCAACTACTTGACCGCTTGA
- a CDS encoding ArsR family transcriptional regulator, whose translation MLEVLFGSRTAEQVLMVLHVFESGYASSIAGRFEISLSMVQKQLNKFEEGGILVSRKMGRTRMYEWNPRYAFMEELRSLLQRNLDYLPDSIRDRYYKGRSRPRRRGKP comes from the coding sequence ATGCTGGAGGTATTGTTCGGCAGCCGCACGGCGGAACAGGTGTTGATGGTTCTGCATGTATTTGAATCCGGATACGCTTCTTCCATTGCCGGCCGGTTCGAAATTTCCCTCAGCATGGTTCAGAAACAATTGAATAAATTTGAAGAGGGTGGGATCCTGGTCTCCCGCAAAATGGGGCGTACCCGGATGTATGAATGGAATCCACGGTACGCTTTCATGGAGGAATTGCGTTCTCTGCTGCAGCGTAACCTGGATTACCTGCCGGATAGCATTCGGGATCGTTATTACAAAGGACGTTCTCGCCCCCGCAGACGGGGTAAACCGTGA